A genomic region of Methylobacterium durans contains the following coding sequences:
- a CDS encoding protein adenylyltransferase SelO, with amino-acid sequence MPETAPRPSRRHAELGPAFYDIVAPARFPQAILRYRNRPWAERVGLGTLTDADWIRHFGRFEPLPGSFPEPLALRYHGHQFRSYNPDLGDGRGFLFAQLHDLRDGRLLDLGTKGSGQTPWSRGADGRLTLKGGVREVLATAMLEALGVETSKSFSLIETGEALERGDEPSPTRSSVLVRLSHSHVRIGSFQRFLALSETDNIVRLLDHTITTYMPEIWQDALPDRAAAFLEAVSRRVARMGAQWMAAGFVHGVLNTDNINVTGESFDYGPWRFLPHFDPHFTAAYFDTTGLYSFGRQPEALFWNLSRLADCLLPVAEQPRLEAVLKGFGPHLQDAFAAALFARFGLAPAPEEPTHRFVGAFWRFLAESGAPFERVFFDWYGGLASAARAGASPVADLYRAESFAPVRAALEALEPADPRRLAHPYFAGQAPCTMLIDEVEALFAPIADRDDWSAFAGKLAEIARMAEAYGTGPEGMGEAA; translated from the coding sequence TTGCCCGAGACCGCGCCACGCCCCTCCCGCCGCCACGCGGAGCTGGGACCCGCCTTCTACGACATCGTGGCGCCGGCCCGCTTCCCGCAGGCGATCCTGCGCTACCGCAACCGGCCCTGGGCCGAGCGGGTCGGGCTCGGGACGCTCACGGACGCGGACTGGATCCGGCATTTCGGCCGGTTCGAGCCCCTGCCCGGCAGCTTCCCCGAGCCCCTGGCCCTGCGCTACCACGGCCACCAGTTCCGGTCCTACAACCCGGATCTCGGGGACGGGCGCGGCTTCCTGTTCGCGCAGCTCCACGACCTTCGGGACGGGCGCCTGCTCGATCTCGGGACCAAGGGCAGCGGCCAGACCCCGTGGTCCCGCGGGGCGGACGGGCGCCTGACGCTGAAGGGCGGCGTGCGCGAGGTGCTGGCCACCGCGATGCTGGAGGCTCTCGGCGTCGAGACCTCGAAATCCTTCAGCCTGATCGAGACCGGCGAGGCGCTGGAACGGGGCGACGAGCCCTCCCCCACGCGATCGAGCGTGCTCGTGCGGCTGAGCCACTCGCATGTCCGCATCGGCAGCTTCCAGCGCTTCCTGGCGCTCAGCGAGACCGACAACATCGTCCGGCTCCTCGACCACACCATCACGACCTACATGCCGGAGATCTGGCAGGACGCGCTCCCCGACCGGGCCGCCGCCTTCCTCGAGGCGGTGAGCCGGCGCGTCGCCCGGATGGGCGCGCAGTGGATGGCGGCGGGGTTCGTGCACGGCGTGCTCAACACCGACAACATCAACGTCACGGGCGAGAGCTTCGATTACGGGCCCTGGCGCTTCCTGCCGCATTTCGACCCGCACTTCACGGCGGCCTACTTCGACACGACCGGCCTCTACAGCTTCGGGCGCCAGCCCGAGGCCCTGTTCTGGAACCTGAGCCGGCTCGCCGATTGCCTGCTGCCCGTGGCCGAGCAGCCGCGGCTGGAGGCCGTGCTCAAGGGCTTCGGGCCGCACCTGCAGGATGCCTTCGCGGCGGCGCTCTTCGCCCGTTTCGGCCTCGCCCCGGCGCCCGAGGAGCCGACGCACCGCTTCGTCGGCGCCTTCTGGCGCTTTCTCGCCGAGAGCGGCGCGCCCTTCGAGCGCGTCTTCTTCGACTGGTACGGCGGGCTCGCGAGCGCGGCGCGCGCGGGCGCGAGCCCGGTGGCGGACCTCTACCGGGCCGAGAGCTTCGCGCCCGTGCGCGCCGCCCTCGAAGCCCTGGAGCCCGCCGATCCGCGGCGCCTCGCCCATCCCTACTTCGCGGGGCAGGCGCCCTGCACCATGCTCATCGACGAGGTGGAGGCGCTCTTCGCGCCGATCGCGGACCGGGACGACTGGTCGGCCTTCGCGGGCAAGCTCGCGGAGATCGCCCGCATGGCGGAGGCCTACGGCACGGGTCCGGAAGGGATGGGCGAGGCGGCGTAA